The following proteins come from a genomic window of Microbacterium lemovicicum:
- a CDS encoding DUF2304 domain-containing protein has product MIVFLGIALSLVLIVVVIAMLLTRRLREKYAALWLVIGVGVLVLGIFPQLLQGLTRVVGVELPANLLFAIAIVLLLGVALHLSWELSQAEEEIRRTAEEVTILRTQLEHLTARVDELDSPALRRPAEGVADAAPIGRSEPPVV; this is encoded by the coding sequence ATGATCGTCTTCCTGGGCATCGCCCTCTCACTCGTCCTCATCGTCGTCGTCATCGCGATGCTGCTGACGCGGCGCCTCCGCGAGAAGTACGCCGCTCTCTGGCTGGTCATCGGCGTCGGCGTGCTCGTGCTCGGCATCTTCCCCCAGCTCCTGCAGGGACTCACCCGCGTCGTCGGGGTGGAGCTGCCGGCCAACCTGCTCTTCGCCATCGCGATCGTTCTGCTTCTCGGCGTCGCCCTGCACCTGTCGTGGGAGCTGTCGCAGGCCGAGGAGGAGATCCGCCGCACCGCGGAGGAGGTGACGATCCTCCGCACGCAGCTGGAGCATCTGACCGCCCGCGTGGACGAGCTGGACTCCCCCGCGCTCCGACGCCCCGCCGAGGGCGTCGCCGACGCGGCTCCGATCGGCCGCAGCGAGCCGCCCGTTGTCTGA
- a CDS encoding glycosyltransferase family 2 protein, giving the protein MTRPADSVLVIVPAWNEEQNVGTTVREILGTGRGYDVAVVDDGSMDATATVARAAGAIVLSLPFNLGVGGAMRTGFTYAQRMGYGRAIQVDADGQHNPADIDRVLAGLETADISIGARFSDVGDYQVRGPRKWAMKLLAAIVSRVAKTRLTDVTSGFRAAGPRAIAQYVRYYPAEYLGDTLDSLVAACHTGLTVTQVPVAMRPRAFGRPSQGAWGSTVYLLRSAFALSLAIMRRPTGRERGPA; this is encoded by the coding sequence ATGACCCGTCCCGCCGACTCCGTGCTCGTCATCGTCCCCGCATGGAACGAGGAGCAGAACGTCGGCACCACGGTGCGCGAGATCCTGGGCACCGGACGGGGCTACGACGTCGCGGTCGTCGATGACGGATCGATGGATGCCACGGCCACCGTGGCCCGCGCGGCCGGGGCCATCGTGCTGTCCCTCCCCTTCAACCTCGGCGTCGGCGGCGCCATGCGCACGGGGTTCACCTATGCCCAGCGCATGGGATACGGCCGCGCCATCCAGGTCGACGCAGACGGCCAGCACAATCCGGCCGACATCGACCGCGTGCTCGCGGGACTCGAGACGGCCGACATCTCCATCGGCGCCCGCTTCAGCGACGTCGGGGACTATCAGGTGCGCGGCCCGCGGAAGTGGGCGATGAAGCTCCTCGCCGCGATCGTCTCGCGGGTGGCCAAGACCAGGCTCACCGACGTCACGAGCGGCTTCCGCGCCGCCGGACCCCGCGCCATCGCCCAGTACGTCCGCTACTACCCGGCCGAGTACCTCGGCGACACCCTGGACTCCCTCGTCGCGGCCTGCCACACCGGTCTGACCGTCACGCAGGTGCCCGTCGCGATGCGTCCGCGCGCGTTCGGGCGTCCGAGCCAGGGCGCCTGGGGCTCCACGGTCTACCTGCTGCGCTCGGCGTTCGCCCTCAGCCTCGCCATCATGCGACGGCCCACCGGCCGGGAACGGGGACCGGCATGA
- a CDS encoding LGFP repeat-containing protein translates to MTRRHPAPPRALLALLTSLALAVGLLAAGPMSPATASVAPTGAVEAVAAPTGIVKTADLSKFRPGMIISDSVFFNSSAMDEGRIDSFLRQKVSRCQSGYTCLKDFRQATSSRGADSYCDAYSGEGSESAARIIAKVARACGINPQVLLVMLEKEQGLVTHTWPSDWRYTIAMGQGCPDTAACDTRYYGFYNQMYGAARQMKIYTENRYFTYYAPGRTWNIRWSPNAACGSSPVYIENQATSNLYYYTPYQPNAAALRAGYGEGDGCSAYGNRNFFQNFTDWFGSTSVQLGAGLTRFWQDSGGANSWIGASTGSMREWPGRGWSQRFANADLYLQNGTTVVQGTVGGTRDEYRSVGEVASGLGWPTSFVAQAGGGWYQNFEGGRIYVRPSDGRGFAVAQPINDAYEKSGNITGPLGWPASRAYRFEGGSRQDFATGSVFQGPTSTVALDAAFTSAFLTGGGPAKLGWPVTAGRTDAGPYVQFGGALMARASGGQQYLVRGETFRGYTAAGGIGGALGAPLENEQSKNGAYSQKFQGGTIYVSTSGTFTVTALSKALANAGGVAALGWPTGPQVGSDSTFSQDFGATTLTTSSAGSFAVGGVIGRSYRTSGGVTSFLGAATGPERVVGDGVVQDFQGGRIYCSAAATTAVPAAVGKALEAAGGVKGRLGWPTGPVLKGEKGQKQVFQGGEIWMSADGRSGAAVVGGILQAALVAGGSDVLGAPTGIEKETPSGWYQEFASGVVFVPRAAAASAVVGSFFDGYRKNGGLDSFGFATGPASALGSGRSIQAFEKATLYATSGGTFVTRGYIRTFHAQQGGAGGVLGVPTKNEYATAGGFRQDFTGGSILVSADGAFVTRGALRAEYLRRGGESGTLGFPLGNERAGDGRWSQRFQGGTLVLLADGTYRLE, encoded by the coding sequence GTGACTCGACGCCATCCTGCGCCCCCGCGCGCCCTCCTCGCGCTGCTGACCAGCCTCGCTCTGGCCGTGGGCCTGCTCGCCGCGGGACCGATGTCGCCGGCCACCGCGTCGGTCGCTCCGACCGGCGCCGTCGAGGCGGTCGCCGCGCCGACGGGCATCGTCAAGACCGCGGATCTGTCGAAGTTCCGGCCCGGCATGATCATCTCCGACTCGGTGTTCTTCAACTCGTCCGCGATGGACGAGGGGCGGATCGACTCGTTCCTGCGCCAGAAGGTGTCGCGCTGCCAGTCGGGCTACACGTGTCTCAAGGACTTCCGCCAGGCCACCTCCAGCCGCGGCGCCGACAGCTACTGCGACGCGTACTCGGGCGAGGGCTCCGAGTCGGCCGCCCGCATCATCGCGAAGGTGGCACGGGCATGCGGCATCAACCCGCAGGTGCTGCTGGTCATGCTCGAGAAGGAGCAGGGCCTCGTCACGCACACGTGGCCGTCGGACTGGCGGTACACGATCGCGATGGGCCAGGGATGCCCCGACACGGCCGCCTGCGACACCCGCTACTACGGCTTCTACAACCAGATGTACGGCGCCGCCCGGCAGATGAAGATCTACACCGAGAACCGGTACTTCACCTATTACGCGCCCGGTCGCACCTGGAACATCCGCTGGAGCCCGAACGCGGCCTGCGGCTCCTCGCCCGTGTACATCGAGAACCAGGCCACGTCGAACCTCTACTACTACACGCCGTACCAGCCGAACGCTGCGGCGCTGCGCGCCGGCTACGGCGAGGGCGACGGCTGCTCCGCCTACGGCAACCGCAACTTCTTCCAGAACTTCACCGACTGGTTCGGCAGCACCTCGGTGCAGCTCGGAGCAGGACTGACCCGCTTCTGGCAGGACTCGGGCGGTGCGAACAGCTGGATCGGCGCCTCCACCGGCTCCATGCGCGAGTGGCCCGGTCGCGGCTGGTCGCAGCGCTTCGCCAACGCCGACCTCTACCTGCAGAACGGCACCACCGTCGTGCAGGGCACCGTCGGCGGCACCCGCGACGAGTACCGCTCGGTCGGCGAGGTCGCCAGCGGGCTGGGGTGGCCCACGAGCTTCGTCGCCCAGGCAGGCGGCGGCTGGTACCAGAACTTCGAAGGGGGACGCATCTACGTCCGCCCGTCGGACGGCCGCGGCTTCGCGGTCGCGCAGCCCATCAACGACGCTTACGAGAAGTCCGGCAACATCACCGGACCGCTCGGATGGCCCGCGAGCCGCGCCTACCGCTTCGAGGGCGGGTCGCGTCAGGACTTCGCCACCGGCAGCGTGTTCCAGGGCCCGACGTCCACCGTCGCACTCGACGCAGCCTTCACGTCCGCGTTCCTCACGGGCGGTGGACCGGCGAAGCTCGGGTGGCCCGTGACCGCGGGCCGCACCGATGCCGGGCCGTACGTGCAATTCGGCGGGGCCCTCATGGCGCGCGCCTCCGGCGGCCAGCAGTACCTCGTCCGCGGCGAGACGTTCCGCGGCTACACGGCGGCCGGCGGCATCGGCGGCGCGCTGGGCGCCCCGCTCGAGAACGAGCAGTCGAAGAACGGCGCCTACTCGCAGAAGTTCCAGGGCGGCACAATCTACGTCTCCACATCCGGCACGTTCACCGTCACCGCGCTGTCCAAGGCGCTGGCGAACGCCGGCGGCGTGGCGGCGCTGGGCTGGCCGACCGGCCCGCAGGTCGGATCGGACTCCACGTTCTCGCAGGACTTCGGCGCGACGACGCTCACCACCTCCTCCGCGGGCTCCTTCGCCGTCGGCGGCGTCATCGGCCGCAGCTACCGCACGTCGGGTGGCGTGACGAGCTTCCTCGGCGCCGCCACCGGACCTGAGCGCGTCGTCGGCGACGGCGTCGTGCAGGACTTCCAGGGCGGCCGGATCTACTGCAGCGCCGCCGCGACGACGGCAGTGCCCGCGGCGGTCGGCAAGGCGCTGGAAGCGGCCGGCGGCGTGAAGGGTCGCCTGGGCTGGCCGACCGGTCCGGTGCTCAAGGGCGAGAAGGGCCAGAAGCAGGTCTTCCAGGGCGGAGAGATCTGGATGAGCGCCGATGGGCGCAGCGGAGCCGCCGTCGTGGGGGGCATCCTCCAGGCGGCCCTCGTGGCGGGCGGCAGCGACGTGCTGGGCGCGCCGACCGGCATCGAGAAGGAGACCCCCTCGGGCTGGTACCAGGAGTTCGCGTCGGGCGTCGTCTTCGTGCCTCGTGCTGCCGCGGCATCCGCGGTCGTCGGGTCCTTCTTCGACGGCTACCGCAAGAACGGCGGGCTCGACTCATTCGGCTTCGCGACCGGCCCGGCGTCCGCGCTGGGGTCGGGGCGCAGCATCCAAGCCTTCGAGAAGGCGACGCTGTACGCGACGTCCGGCGGCACGTTCGTCACCCGCGGCTACATCCGCACGTTCCACGCGCAGCAGGGCGGCGCGGGCGGGGTGCTCGGCGTGCCGACGAAGAACGAGTACGCGACGGCCGGCGGCTTCCGACAGGACTTCACCGGCGGCAGCATCCTGGTCTCCGCCGACGGAGCCTTCGTCACCCGGGGCGCGCTGCGGGCGGAGTACCTGCGACGCGGCGGCGAGAGCGGCACCCTCGGCTTCCCGCTCGGCAACGAGCGGGCCGGCGACGGACGCTGGTCGCAGCGGTTCCAGGGCGGCACCCTGGTACTGCTCGCCGACGGCACCTACCGCCTCGAGTGA